The following are from one region of the Halomonas qaidamensis genome:
- a CDS encoding uracil permease, protein MAAAGTHYPWYKKEDTDAFFALFQNNIANFVIIAITMIGMGFPTSIVYGQVLPGAAVAVMAGNFYYAWSAARLARKENRSDVTALSYGISTPVMFVFLFGVLLPAKQLTGDAELAWKVAVAACFISGAIEALISIIGRWVQYHLPRAAMLGAVAGVALTFIAGEMLFKTLEMPVVGLLVLGIIIVGLVARVSMPFKLPTSLFAIVIGTAMAYLIGDAGSERFSDAFTHLGFYPLLPNLAWYEGLGLLFTGMLAVLTVVLPITLYNAIETMNNVEAMEAAGDKYDVRECQAVDGAGTMIGALFGGVFPTTVYIATVGAKWMGAGRGYSILNGAVYALATMFGLIAALAAIIPVSVVAPILVFVGMSMIATAFQANDTRYYPAIALAMLPYFANYVMTRFNRGAGEVVSDISSAIVIMGQGAMFMAIFLGAMTVSVIDHQFRRAAAFAAIAAGFSFVGLMHAPKLAFNAAPEFVMGYLGMALLFIYFSFQEAPKKH, encoded by the coding sequence ATGGCGGCTGCTGGCACACACTATCCGTGGTACAAAAAAGAAGATACCGACGCATTTTTCGCTCTGTTCCAAAATAACATTGCTAACTTTGTCATTATCGCAATCACCATGATAGGGATGGGGTTTCCTACCTCTATTGTCTATGGTCAGGTGCTACCGGGTGCTGCGGTAGCGGTTATGGCAGGCAATTTCTATTACGCATGGAGTGCAGCTAGACTTGCGCGAAAGGAAAATCGTAGCGATGTCACCGCACTCTCCTACGGCATCTCTACGCCGGTCATGTTTGTGTTTCTATTCGGCGTATTGCTTCCCGCCAAGCAGTTAACGGGTGACGCAGAGTTAGCCTGGAAAGTTGCCGTAGCCGCTTGCTTTATTAGTGGCGCTATAGAAGCCTTGATTAGCATTATTGGCCGCTGGGTGCAGTATCACCTTCCACGGGCCGCCATGCTGGGCGCCGTGGCAGGCGTTGCACTTACCTTTATTGCCGGTGAAATGCTGTTTAAAACCCTGGAAATGCCGGTGGTTGGCCTCTTGGTACTAGGTATCATTATTGTAGGCTTAGTTGCGCGTGTCAGCATGCCGTTTAAGCTTCCGACATCGCTGTTTGCCATTGTGATCGGAACGGCGATGGCTTATTTAATTGGCGATGCGGGTAGTGAGCGTTTTAGCGATGCGTTTACCCATTTAGGGTTTTATCCCTTACTGCCTAACTTGGCGTGGTATGAAGGGCTAGGCTTGCTATTTACTGGCATGCTGGCAGTGCTTACCGTAGTGCTTCCCATCACTCTCTACAACGCAATTGAAACGATGAATAACGTTGAAGCGATGGAAGCGGCTGGCGATAAATACGATGTACGTGAATGTCAGGCAGTTGATGGGGCAGGCACGATGATTGGCGCATTATTTGGCGGCGTATTTCCAACTACCGTTTATATCGCAACAGTAGGCGCGAAATGGATGGGAGCAGGACGAGGCTACAGCATTTTAAACGGTGCGGTTTATGCGCTCGCCACCATGTTTGGCCTCATCGCTGCCTTAGCGGCCATTATTCCGGTCTCGGTAGTGGCCCCTATCTTGGTATTTGTGGGCATGTCGATGATTGCCACCGCGTTTCAAGCCAACGATACCCGTTACTACCCAGCGATTGCTCTGGCGATGCTGCCCTACTTTGCTAACTACGTGATGACACGCTTCAACCGAGGCGCTGGAGAAGTCGTCAGCGATATTTCAAGTGCCATTGTTATTATGGGTCAAGGCGCAATGTTTATGGCCATCTTCCTAGGTGCAATGACCGTGTCGGTGATCGACCATCAATTCCGTAGGGCAGCCGCGTTTGCCGCCATTGCAGCAGGCTTCTCATTTGTAGGACTGATGCACGCCCCAAAGCTGGCCTTCAACGCCGCGCCTGAATTTGTCATGGGTTACTTGGGCATGGCATTACTGTTCATATACTTCTCCTTTCAGGAAGCCCCAAAGAAACACTAA
- a CDS encoding amino acid aminotransferase — MFEQIERVPGDAILGLIEAFKKDTNPQKVDLGVGVYRDSQGNTPVMRAVKEAEARLLKNETTKTYIGSHGAPAYGDAVLPMVLGADSSVLKANRASATQSPGGTGALRLAADFIANQLPGKGIWVSDPTWPNHHGIFTAAGIELHKYPYVDADNRLDFDGMLAALKKIPEGDVVVLHACCHNPTGFDLSQDQWHEVMAILRERNLLPLVDFAYQGFGEGLDEDAYGVRLLAENLDEVIITSSCSKNFGIYCERTGCLILIAKDAEQMENVRSQAAIVARENYSNPPAHGGSIVSEILHDSELTTMWREELTEMRDRINTLRRDFVEALKPYGLDEKYACVAEQRGMFSYTGLTPEQVDRLRDEFGIYMVRSGRANVAGFSHENLPYLAKAIAAVNE, encoded by the coding sequence ATGTTTGAGCAAATTGAGCGAGTCCCAGGAGACGCCATTCTCGGGCTGATCGAAGCTTTCAAAAAAGACACCAATCCACAGAAAGTCGATTTAGGGGTTGGCGTATACCGCGATTCACAAGGCAACACGCCGGTTATGCGTGCAGTCAAGGAAGCAGAAGCTCGCCTGCTCAAGAATGAAACCACCAAAACCTATATTGGCTCTCACGGTGCACCTGCATACGGTGATGCGGTGTTGCCTATGGTATTAGGTGCAGACTCTTCCGTATTAAAAGCCAACCGTGCAAGCGCTACTCAATCTCCTGGTGGCACAGGGGCACTGCGCTTGGCCGCTGACTTTATTGCTAATCAGCTTCCTGGGAAAGGCATTTGGGTGAGCGATCCTACCTGGCCAAACCATCACGGTATTTTTACTGCTGCGGGTATCGAGCTTCACAAGTACCCTTATGTTGACGCCGATAACCGCCTTGATTTCGATGGCATGCTAGCGGCACTGAAGAAAATTCCAGAAGGCGATGTTGTTGTACTTCACGCCTGCTGCCATAACCCAACTGGCTTTGACCTTTCTCAAGATCAATGGCACGAAGTGATGGCGATACTACGCGAGCGCAACCTGCTGCCATTAGTTGACTTCGCCTACCAGGGTTTTGGTGAAGGGTTAGATGAAGACGCCTACGGCGTTCGTCTCCTAGCCGAAAACCTGGATGAAGTTATTATCACCAGTTCCTGTTCAAAGAACTTTGGCATTTATTGTGAACGTACGGGCTGCTTGATTCTGATTGCAAAAGACGCCGAACAGATGGAAAACGTACGCTCCCAAGCAGCGATCGTTGCTCGTGAAAACTATTCCAACCCTCCCGCTCATGGCGGCTCAATTGTTAGCGAAATTCTTCATGATTCTGAGCTGACAACGATGTGGCGTGAAGAGCTAACCGAAATGCGTGATCGCATCAATACACTGCGCCGCGACTTTGTTGAGGCCCTTAAGCCTTACGGCCTTGATGAGAAGTACGCCTGCGTTGCAGAACAGCGCGGCATGTTCTCTTACACCGGTTTAACACCCGAGCAAGTCGATCGCCTACGTGATGAGTTCGGTATTTACATGGTGCGCTCTGGCCGTGCCAACGTTGCAGGCTTCTCTCACGAGAACTTACCTTACCTTGCTAAAGCCATCGCGGCTGTTAATGAGTAA
- a CDS encoding 4a-hydroxytetrahydrobiopterin dehydratase: MTTLAKTACEPCGGNTSPLSYSECQAHLEALSEWQIVDHDGIMKLTRQFTFRDFADALAFTQRVGDIAEQAGHHPVIVTEWGKTTVTWWSHEIKGLHLNDFILAARTDEVAE, encoded by the coding sequence ATGACAACGCTTGCTAAAACAGCCTGTGAACCTTGCGGTGGCAATACTAGCCCACTGTCCTACAGCGAATGCCAAGCCCATTTAGAAGCGCTATCAGAGTGGCAGATTGTCGACCACGATGGCATCATGAAGCTAACGAGACAGTTTACGTTTCGTGACTTCGCTGATGCCCTGGCATTTACCCAGCGCGTTGGTGACATAGCAGAGCAGGCTGGGCACCACCCTGTCATTGTCACTGAGTGGGGTAAAACCACCGTGACATGGTGGTCTCATGAAATAAAAGGCCTGCATCTTAATGACTTCATTCTTGCCGCCAGAACCGACGAGGTAGCCGAATAA
- a CDS encoding sensor domain-containing diguanylate cyclase encodes MPVNDTVTAPTSADSLISLIPGVIFQFYRSHCGRMHFPYLEGGGKALAHIDRRQLAQEANQLIERLTGHDHPKIMSSIERSARWMLPLTTRFRLPLPNGKPHWIAVSANPFPALDGVRWNGIMMDITDQVAEEQRLRKLCDTDPLTGLPNRRKLMVHLTHLASLSTRHGTPLSIMMVDIDHFKQLNDRWGHLQGDSVLEQLAAQTQQLLRCEDMVARLGGEEFMVVLPLTPLQQCHKLADRIRHAIANYDFGIGAGQVTLSIGIAEYRCGEPLVSLIERADQALYSAKEVGRDCVCLLP; translated from the coding sequence ATGCCCGTGAATGACACAGTCACAGCACCGACCAGTGCTGACAGCTTAATATCCCTTATTCCTGGGGTTATCTTTCAATTTTATCGATCACACTGTGGCCGGATGCACTTTCCCTATTTGGAAGGAGGTGGCAAAGCGTTGGCACATATCGATAGACGCCAGTTAGCACAGGAAGCAAATCAATTAATTGAGCGGTTAACCGGTCACGATCATCCAAAAATAATGTCCTCTATTGAGCGCTCAGCCCGCTGGATGCTACCGCTTACAACCCGTTTCCGACTCCCACTACCAAACGGAAAGCCGCACTGGATAGCCGTGAGCGCTAACCCTTTCCCCGCATTAGATGGTGTCCGTTGGAACGGCATCATGATGGATATTACCGATCAAGTTGCTGAAGAGCAGCGCCTAAGAAAACTTTGCGACACTGACCCTTTAACGGGATTACCTAACCGGCGAAAGCTCATGGTGCATTTGACGCACTTAGCTTCACTAAGCACACGGCACGGAACACCGTTATCAATAATGATGGTAGATATTGACCATTTTAAACAGCTCAATGATCGTTGGGGGCACTTACAAGGCGATAGCGTACTCGAACAGCTTGCTGCGCAAACCCAACAGCTCTTACGCTGCGAAGATATGGTGGCAAGGCTTGGAGGTGAAGAGTTTATGGTCGTGTTGCCGCTTACGCCGCTGCAACAATGCCATAAACTCGCGGACCGCATTCGCCACGCCATTGCAAACTATGATTTTGGAATCGGCGCTGGTCAGGTCACGCTAAGCATTGGTATAGCTGAATACCGATGCGGAGAGCCATTGGTCAGTCTAATCGAGCGCGCTGATCAGGCGCTATACAGCGCAAAAGAAGTTGGTCGTGACTGTGTATGCCTTCTACCTTGA
- the cobA gene encoding uroporphyrinogen-III C-methyltransferase, whose translation MSLDGSVSLVGAGPGDPELLTLKAYKRLLTAEVVLYDRLVSDEVLALIGPQAARFYVGKAKSSHSVPQDEINQTLVTWAKQGKRVVRLKGGDPFIFGRGGEELETLVAEKVMVEVIPGITAASGCAAYAGIPLTHRDHAQSVRFVTGHLQHGECSLDWQALARPGQTLVFYMGLSNLAFICQTLIAHGLAPTTPLALIEQGTTQHQRTHVGCLQTLPETFKQGKIAPPTLLIIGSVVSLHASLSWFEVASAGALGFQKGKH comes from the coding sequence ATGAGCTTAGATGGCTCCGTCAGCTTAGTAGGTGCGGGGCCAGGCGATCCGGAACTATTGACGTTAAAAGCCTATAAGCGACTTCTAACCGCAGAAGTGGTGCTCTACGACCGCCTCGTTAGCGATGAAGTATTGGCCTTAATTGGTCCTCAGGCCGCCCGTTTTTACGTTGGCAAAGCGAAGTCATCGCACAGCGTACCTCAAGATGAAATTAATCAAACATTGGTAACTTGGGCTAAACAGGGGAAGCGTGTGGTACGCCTTAAAGGCGGCGATCCGTTTATTTTTGGCCGTGGCGGGGAAGAACTTGAAACACTTGTTGCGGAAAAAGTGATGGTCGAAGTTATTCCAGGAATTACAGCTGCCTCTGGTTGTGCAGCCTATGCAGGCATTCCATTAACCCATCGGGATCATGCCCAGTCAGTTCGTTTTGTAACGGGCCATTTGCAGCATGGGGAGTGCTCGCTTGACTGGCAAGCGTTAGCACGCCCTGGTCAAACCTTGGTATTTTATATGGGGTTGAGTAACTTAGCGTTTATTTGCCAAACATTAATTGCTCATGGTCTTGCGCCTACAACGCCCTTGGCGCTGATTGAGCAGGGAACAACTCAGCACCAGCGTACGCACGTTGGTTGTTTGCAAACGCTGCCTGAAACATTTAAGCAGGGTAAGATTGCGCCGCCTACCTTACTGATTATTGGCAGCGTTGTGTCGTTGCACGCTTCGCTTTCTTGGTTTGAGGTTGCTAGCGCAGGTGCGTTAGGCTTTCAGAAAGGTAAGCATTAG
- a CDS encoding coiled-coil domain-containing protein — protein MSEANHSDHQAPANKPDMKTLFKDNRVKGIAGIAAIAVIWAIMAQSNSGTRQERVETLEGQLASVEQDNSQLSQRIAEIEQAETDLSAMREEMASLEEQQAQSQSELESAQRDTSAVQSRLEELESERDTLQQEVDALSEQVESAEADLQALKEERDQVVSARDEAETARQEVEEARQSAEEARQEAESARQQAEQERQEAVDELNAAQEELSSLDTQISDANEQLSSIEEEISTVQDELDNLRSERDSLTSERDELQSEVDSLTELREEEQQSLDQVRTEMDDLMVALDIGREEVANVESDIEAREEQLARLETQLSDWRDELSSLESRLHVNDTANDEVPTLTGEESNETASGSDSSGSDSSGSDSSDTDSADSDSSSSDNTEQVEEASSDNQEQQNSN, from the coding sequence ATGTCAGAAGCAAACCACTCGGATCATCAAGCGCCAGCGAATAAGCCGGACATGAAAACGCTTTTTAAGGACAACCGTGTCAAAGGAATTGCGGGTATTGCCGCGATCGCAGTTATTTGGGCAATTATGGCGCAATCTAACTCAGGCACACGTCAAGAGCGTGTTGAGACGTTAGAAGGTCAGTTAGCTAGTGTTGAGCAGGATAATAGTCAGCTTAGTCAGCGTATTGCAGAAATTGAGCAAGCTGAGACTGATTTGAGTGCCATGCGTGAAGAGATGGCCTCGTTGGAAGAGCAGCAGGCCCAGTCACAAAGCGAGCTTGAGTCTGCTCAGCGTGATACAAGCGCGGTACAGTCGCGTCTTGAAGAGTTAGAGTCTGAGCGCGATACCCTGCAGCAAGAAGTTGATGCATTAAGCGAACAAGTTGAGAGTGCTGAGGCTGACTTGCAGGCGCTAAAAGAAGAGCGTGACCAAGTCGTAAGCGCTCGTGACGAAGCGGAGACTGCTCGCCAGGAAGTTGAAGAAGCTCGCCAAAGTGCCGAAGAAGCCCGCCAGGAAGCTGAGTCCGCTCGTCAGCAAGCTGAGCAAGAGCGCCAGGAAGCTGTAGATGAGCTTAATGCCGCTCAAGAGGAATTGTCGAGTCTAGATACACAGATCAGTGACGCTAATGAACAGCTTTCTAGTATTGAGGAAGAAATTTCAACTGTTCAAGATGAGTTAGATAATCTGCGCAGTGAGCGTGATTCACTTACTAGTGAGCGGGATGAGCTGCAAAGCGAGGTTGATTCGTTAACTGAGCTGCGTGAAGAAGAGCAGCAGAGCCTCGACCAAGTACGCACGGAGATGGATGATCTCATGGTCGCGTTAGATATTGGTCGTGAAGAAGTTGCAAATGTTGAGAGTGATATTGAAGCCCGTGAAGAGCAGCTTGCGCGCTTAGAAACTCAGCTTAGTGATTGGCGTGACGAACTCTCCTCCTTGGAGAGTCGCCTGCATGTAAACGATACGGCTAATGATGAAGTGCCCACGCTAACGGGTGAAGAGAGTAACGAAACAGCTTCTGGTTCTGATAGCTCTGGTTCTGATAGCTCTGGTTCTGATAGCTCTGATACTGATAGCGCTGATTCCGATAGTTCTAGTTCTGATAATACTGAGCAAGTGGAAGAAGCAAGCTCTGACAATCAGGAACAACAAAACAGTAATTGA
- the apbC gene encoding iron-sulfur cluster carrier protein ApbC, with protein MDGVKHIVAVASGKGGVGKSTVTVNLALALSAQGYRVGVLDADIYGPSQAQMLGVKEGVRPQASGDNKFLPLEAHGLQAMSMAFMVNTREAMVWRGPMVVGAFQQMLTQTQWDNLDFLLIDMPPGTGDIQLTLAQKVPVSGAVIVTTPQDIALLDARKGIEMFRKVNVPVLGVVENMSLYHCENCGHEAAIFGTGGGDRIAEEYETTVLGRLPLTLSIRELADSGRPSVISEPDSSVSHTFAAIAKQVAQSVSASHSGGPTISFSE; from the coding sequence ATGGACGGTGTAAAACATATAGTGGCAGTGGCATCGGGGAAAGGCGGGGTCGGTAAATCGACCGTTACTGTCAATTTGGCGCTAGCGCTTTCTGCTCAGGGCTATCGCGTTGGTGTTTTGGATGCCGATATCTATGGCCCCAGTCAAGCGCAGATGTTGGGTGTCAAAGAAGGCGTGCGGCCTCAGGCATCAGGTGACAATAAATTTCTGCCGCTAGAGGCACACGGTCTTCAAGCGATGTCGATGGCCTTTATGGTCAACACCCGAGAAGCGATGGTATGGCGTGGACCGATGGTGGTGGGCGCGTTTCAGCAAATGTTAACCCAAACCCAGTGGGATAATCTGGATTTTCTGTTGATCGATATGCCACCTGGTACCGGTGATATTCAGCTAACGCTGGCGCAAAAAGTGCCTGTTTCAGGCGCTGTAATTGTTACCACTCCCCAGGATATTGCGCTGCTGGATGCCCGTAAAGGCATAGAGATGTTTCGCAAGGTCAATGTGCCAGTGCTTGGTGTGGTAGAGAATATGAGCCTTTATCATTGTGAAAACTGCGGCCATGAAGCGGCAATTTTTGGTACTGGGGGCGGTGATCGTATCGCAGAAGAGTACGAGACAACCGTTCTTGGGCGGTTACCGTTAACGCTCTCTATTCGTGAGTTAGCTGATTCTGGTCGTCCCAGTGTAATTTCCGAACCTGATAGCTCAGTGAGCCACACGTTTGCAGCTATTGCTAAACAAGTGGCGCAATCAGTAAGTGCCAGCCATAGCGGTGGTCCGACTATTTCTTTTAGCGAGTGA
- the dcd gene encoding dCTP deaminase — translation MSIKSDKWIRRMAQSDAMIEPFEAEQVRYVNDQRVISYGTSSYGYDVRCADEFKVFTNIHSAIVDPKAFDDKSFVDIKGDVCIIPPNSFALARTVEYFRIPRSVLTICLGKSTYARCGIIVNVTPLEPEWEGHVTLEFSNTTNLPAKIYAHEGVAQMLFLESDEVCETSYKDRGGKYMGQRGVTLPRT, via the coding sequence ATGAGTATTAAATCTGATAAGTGGATTCGTCGCATGGCACAGAGCGATGCCATGATTGAACCGTTTGAAGCTGAGCAGGTGCGCTATGTGAATGATCAGCGCGTAATTTCTTACGGCACGTCGAGCTACGGTTATGACGTTCGCTGCGCCGATGAATTTAAAGTGTTTACCAACATACATTCGGCTATTGTCGACCCCAAAGCGTTTGATGACAAAAGCTTCGTCGATATTAAGGGCGATGTGTGTATTATCCCGCCAAACTCCTTCGCATTAGCACGAACGGTAGAGTACTTTCGTATTCCGCGCAGTGTGCTGACGATTTGCCTAGGAAAATCCACTTACGCGCGCTGCGGCATTATTGTCAACGTAACGCCGCTTGAGCCAGAGTGGGAAGGGCATGTGACCCTTGAGTTTTCAAATACTACCAATCTGCCCGCCAAGATCTATGCGCATGAAGGGGTAGCTCAGATGCTGTTCCTTGAGTCTGATGAGGTGTGTGAAACGTCTTATAAAGATCGTGGCGGCAAATATATGGGGCAACGAGGCGTTACGCTGCCTCGCACTTAA
- the purN gene encoding phosphoribosylglycinamide formyltransferase codes for MSSTDFDNGMFNDTINDMVPEPTAARRIVVLISGSGSNLQALIDAQSHDQLGGEIVAVISNEPDAYGLKRALEADIEAVALPHREYDSRDAYDGALIKVIERHEPDLIVLAGFMRILTPRFVQRFLGKMLNIHPSLLPAYQGLNTHARALADGVKQHGCSVHFVTEELDGGPVVLQAELNVTDEDTVETLKEKVHAREHLIFPIAVQWFLQGRLQYNAENATMDGHPLPPHGMRLSHTDAAEELDEELDENT; via the coding sequence ATGAGCAGCACCGACTTCGATAACGGCATGTTCAACGACACCATAAACGACATGGTGCCAGAGCCAACAGCCGCGCGACGTATTGTGGTATTGATTTCCGGCAGTGGCAGTAATTTACAAGCGCTGATTGATGCGCAAAGCCATGACCAACTTGGCGGGGAAATCGTTGCTGTTATTTCCAACGAGCCAGATGCCTATGGCTTGAAGCGCGCCTTAGAAGCGGACATTGAAGCCGTTGCACTACCTCACCGCGAATATGACAGCCGCGATGCCTATGACGGAGCGCTGATCAAAGTCATCGAGCGCCATGAGCCTGACTTAATTGTCTTAGCAGGTTTTATGCGCATTTTGACACCTCGCTTTGTGCAGCGTTTTTTAGGCAAAATGCTCAATATCCACCCGTCTTTGCTTCCGGCTTATCAAGGGCTAAATACTCATGCTCGAGCGCTGGCAGACGGTGTAAAACAGCATGGCTGTAGCGTGCATTTTGTCACTGAAGAGCTGGATGGTGGCCCCGTTGTGCTGCAAGCGGAACTGAACGTCACTGATGAAGACACCGTTGAGACACTTAAAGAGAAGGTGCACGCTCGTGAGCACCTCATCTTTCCAATTGCGGTTCAGTGGTTCTTGCAAGGTCGCCTGCAATATAACGCTGAAAATGCCACCATGGATGGCCATCCCCTTCCCCCGCATGGCATGCGGCTCTCACACACAGATGCTGCAGAAGAGCTAGACGAAGAACTAGACGAAAATACGTAA
- the purM gene encoding phosphoribosylformylglycinamidine cyclo-ligase yields the protein MTDTSTSQATPSLSYKDAGVDIDAGNALVDRIKHVAKRTTRPEVLGGLGGFGALCELPAGYKQPVLVSGTDGVGTKLRLAMDLGKHDTIGIDLVAMCVNDLIVAGAEPLLFLDYYATGKLDVDIAADVVTGIGAGCELAGCALVGGETAEMPGMYEGNDYDLAGFCVGIVEKADILDGSKVAEGDVLLGLASSGPHSNGYSLIRKILEVSNTSLNDAVDGQPLGDALMAPTRIYVKSLLSMMRNTDIHVHALSHITGGGLLENIPRVLPDSLAAHVDLSTWQRPEVFNWLQAQGNVSETEMHRVLNCGIGMVVVVPQAHAENAMEHLQEQGETVYQIGQIIQRQEEAVVLENLRA from the coding sequence ATGACCGATACCTCCACTTCTCAGGCCACTCCCTCACTCAGCTATAAAGACGCAGGTGTCGATATTGATGCCGGCAACGCGCTAGTTGATCGCATCAAACACGTTGCCAAACGCACGACACGCCCTGAAGTCCTGGGTGGCCTTGGCGGGTTTGGCGCACTGTGTGAGCTTCCCGCTGGTTATAAGCAGCCAGTCTTGGTCTCCGGCACGGATGGTGTCGGCACAAAGTTGCGTCTTGCCATGGACCTTGGTAAGCATGACACCATTGGCATTGACTTGGTCGCTATGTGTGTCAACGATTTGATCGTTGCCGGTGCTGAACCGCTGCTGTTCCTTGACTACTATGCCACGGGTAAGCTGGATGTGGATATCGCTGCAGATGTAGTAACCGGCATTGGCGCTGGTTGCGAACTGGCTGGTTGCGCATTAGTAGGTGGCGAAACTGCCGAAATGCCCGGTATGTACGAAGGCAATGACTACGATTTGGCCGGCTTCTGCGTAGGTATTGTTGAGAAAGCCGATATCTTAGATGGCAGTAAGGTAGCCGAAGGCGATGTATTACTGGGACTGGCTTCTTCTGGCCCGCACTCTAATGGCTACTCGCTGATTCGCAAAATTCTGGAAGTTAGCAACACTTCACTCAATGATGCTGTAGATGGGCAGCCACTTGGCGACGCGTTAATGGCGCCGACGCGTATTTATGTGAAGTCGTTGCTGTCGATGATGCGTAACACAGACATTCACGTTCACGCGCTCTCCCATATTACCGGTGGTGGTTTGCTGGAAAACATTCCTCGAGTGTTACCCGATAGCCTTGCAGCCCACGTTGACCTTTCAACTTGGCAGCGCCCAGAAGTATTTAACTGGTTACAAGCCCAAGGCAATGTCAGTGAAACGGAGATGCACCGGGTGCTAAATTGCGGCATTGGCATGGTAGTAGTGGTGCCCCAGGCCCACGCTGAAAACGCCATGGAGCATCTACAAGAGCAAGGCGAGACCGTTTATCAAATTGGTCAAATTATTCAGCGCCAGGAGGAAGCCGTCGTTTTGGAGAACCTTCGCGCATGA
- a CDS encoding AI-2E family transporter, which produces MRHSWWGVVFLVVLVGCLYLLDAVLMPFIAGLILAYLADPLTNYFQRLGMKRPWAVSSVFLVLLLILILSLLVLIPLVVQQTKQLGEALPSVFNWVENILAPQVQEWTGYDLGAELTNVRETLVENWRDAGSYAAQALSQIGRSGMAFVSWVTYVALIPVVTFYLLLDWSRLLSSLADLVPRQWTSDVFRLAQRCDEVLSAFLRGQLLVMLCLGIIYAAGLTLMGLNFGLLIGVVSGLVSIVPFLGFIVGLVVALIVALFQFDTWWAVLGVIAVFGIGQAAESVILQPKLLGDKIGLHPVAVIFAVLAGGHLFGLTGVLLALPAAAVIMVLLREVKDRYKGSALYDAEQRPTEQQHHNDGQGRHDERESP; this is translated from the coding sequence ATGCGACATTCATGGTGGGGCGTTGTATTTTTGGTGGTGTTGGTGGGCTGCCTGTATTTACTCGATGCGGTATTGATGCCATTTATCGCTGGTTTAATTTTGGCTTACCTGGCTGACCCGCTTACCAATTATTTTCAGCGCTTAGGCATGAAGCGACCTTGGGCGGTGAGTAGCGTATTTTTAGTTTTGTTGCTGATTCTTATCTTAAGCCTGCTCGTTTTAATACCGCTGGTTGTTCAGCAGACGAAACAGTTAGGAGAGGCGTTACCGAGTGTCTTTAATTGGGTAGAAAACATTTTGGCACCGCAAGTACAAGAGTGGACAGGGTATGATCTAGGGGCAGAGTTAACGAACGTTCGGGAAACATTAGTCGAGAATTGGCGTGATGCGGGTAGCTATGCGGCTCAGGCGTTAAGTCAAATAGGTCGTTCGGGTATGGCTTTTGTTTCCTGGGTCACTTACGTTGCTTTGATCCCAGTCGTCACATTTTATTTGTTACTTGATTGGAGCCGGCTGCTTTCAAGCCTTGCTGATTTGGTTCCCCGTCAATGGACAAGTGATGTTTTCCGGTTGGCCCAGCGCTGCGATGAAGTTCTATCCGCCTTTCTGCGTGGTCAGCTACTGGTTATGCTGTGCTTAGGCATTATTTATGCAGCAGGCTTAACGTTAATGGGTTTGAATTTTGGCTTGCTGATTGGTGTTGTGTCTGGGCTTGTTAGTATTGTGCCATTCCTGGGTTTCATTGTGGGTTTGGTGGTGGCCCTCATTGTTGCGCTTTTCCAATTTGATACGTGGTGGGCTGTGCTGGGGGTGATCGCGGTATTTGGTATCGGTCAAGCGGCAGAAAGTGTCATACTTCAGCCTAAACTGTTAGGCGATAAAATCGGTTTGCATCCTGTTGCGGTTATTTTTGCAGTACTGGCGGGGGGGCATCTGTTTGGCCTTACAGGGGTGCTTTTAGCATTGCCTGCCGCAGCGGTCATTATGGTGCTTTTAAGGGAAGTTAAAGATCGTTATAAAGGCAGCGCTCTCTATGATGCCGAGCAACGTCCGACAGAACAGCAACATCATAATGATGGACAGGGTCGTCACGATGAAAGGGAGTCACCATGA